One region of Vibrio cidicii genomic DNA includes:
- the istA gene encoding IS21 family transposase, protein MINQEQLVEIHVLHQQGRSIRRIAKDMGISRNTVRTYLRSKDKAPVYPERQSRATKLQPYHDYLRTRIEAAKPYWIPATVLLRELKSLGYEGGITMLKEHIKQYKPSAPVDPVVRFETLPGEQMQVDFTTITHYGVRVKAFVATLGYSRATFVRFSERERQEDWIEGLEEAFEYFGGVPKEVLFDNAKAIMIERDAYGEGEHRWNTALLTAAKRYNFKPRACRPYRAKTKGKVERFNAYLKNSFVTPLAATLKQHGLKITADVLNGHIGAWLETVAHQRTHGTTGAKPQVLLDEERFTLQPLPSPTRSATPLTISDSAMPLESFQHPLSTYDALLEVRV, encoded by the coding sequence ATGATCAATCAGGAGCAACTAGTGGAAATACACGTTTTACATCAGCAAGGGCGAAGCATCCGCCGCATCGCAAAGGATATGGGTATCTCAAGGAATACCGTTCGCACTTATCTTCGAAGCAAAGACAAGGCGCCTGTGTATCCCGAGCGTCAGTCTCGAGCAACCAAGCTACAGCCTTACCATGACTACTTGCGTACTCGGATTGAAGCCGCAAAACCTTATTGGATACCCGCAACCGTCTTACTGCGTGAGTTGAAATCTCTCGGTTACGAGGGCGGTATAACGATGCTCAAAGAGCACATCAAACAGTACAAACCTAGTGCGCCTGTCGATCCTGTGGTTCGATTCGAGACATTGCCAGGTGAGCAGATGCAAGTCGACTTCACGACTATCACTCATTACGGTGTACGTGTTAAAGCCTTCGTGGCAACGCTGGGTTATAGCAGAGCGACGTTCGTTCGCTTTAGTGAACGAGAGCGACAAGAAGACTGGATAGAAGGGCTTGAAGAAGCGTTTGAATACTTCGGTGGTGTACCCAAAGAAGTTCTGTTCGATAATGCAAAAGCCATCATGATAGAGCGTGATGCTTACGGTGAAGGTGAACACCGCTGGAATACAGCACTGCTCACCGCGGCCAAGAGATACAACTTTAAACCAAGAGCCTGTCGCCCATATCGCGCAAAGACTAAGGGAAAAGTGGAACGATTTAACGCCTACTTGAAGAATAGCTTCGTCACTCCGCTTGCGGCGACGCTCAAGCAACATGGACTTAAAATCACCGCTGATGTTCTTAATGGACATATCGGCGCATGGCTAGAAACCGTTGCTCATCAACGAACTCATGGTACGACAGGTGCAAAGCCTCAGGTTCTCTTAGACGAAGAGCGATTTACACTTCAGCCGCTACCATCGCCGACACGCTCAGCCACGCCATTAACAATCAGCGATAGTGCGATGCCACTTGAAAGCTTCCAGCACCCTCTCTCAACCTATGATGCGTTGTTGGAGGTGCGAGTATGA
- a CDS encoding acetoacetate decarboxylase (ADC): MGQFYFGDNVDKWVNFELALTEAPDVDLSWFEGIQKTKVDAGFETYSPNFYYENSRITAVYTADLDRLKALMPAKVLESVQPLQIWPGRGLVALTAYAYHYCDNDSYNEIALSIITTKPGNSSWGPFTLMGQSMSKDYWGYVLKLPVDTELARVRGVVGYNLPKWLTQINYSQTDKSIRFEIFDSETGKMDLAIQGEKLEDLSSNEDFVTNSFTNLDAQGNLISGYAVSRQLSHGSTMDDDAIQLTLSDGSFSEYIRSLDLGEMVKYEYVPDFQSALYTPKPLQ; the protein is encoded by the coding sequence GTGGGTCAATTTTACTTCGGCGATAACGTCGATAAGTGGGTCAATTTTGAACTGGCGTTGACAGAAGCACCTGATGTTGATTTAAGCTGGTTTGAAGGCATTCAGAAAACAAAAGTGGATGCTGGGTTTGAGACCTACTCTCCAAATTTTTACTACGAAAATAGTCGGATTACTGCGGTTTATACTGCTGATTTAGATCGACTTAAAGCTCTCATGCCAGCCAAAGTGTTGGAGAGCGTACAGCCATTGCAAATTTGGCCCGGTAGAGGGTTGGTGGCGTTAACAGCATATGCATATCATTATTGTGACAATGACAGCTACAACGAAATTGCTCTTTCAATCATTACCACCAAGCCCGGCAATTCAAGCTGGGGACCATTTACATTGATGGGGCAGTCAATGTCCAAAGACTATTGGGGCTATGTTTTAAAGCTTCCCGTCGATACTGAGCTTGCCAGAGTGCGCGGTGTGGTGGGCTATAACCTGCCCAAATGGTTGACACAGATTAATTACAGTCAAACTGACAAGTCCATTCGGTTTGAAATCTTTGACAGCGAGACTGGAAAGATGGATCTCGCGATTCAGGGCGAAAAGTTGGAAGACTTGTCATCCAACGAGGACTTTGTGACGAACAGTTTTACCAATTTGGACGCACAGGGGAACCTTATTTCCGGCTACGCTGTTTCTCGTCAACTATCTCATGGCTCAACAATGGATGACGATGCCATCCAATTGACGCTGAGTGATGGTAGTTTTTCCGAGTACATCAGATCCCTAGACTTAGGAGAAATGGTGAAGTACGAATACGTCCCTGACTTTCAAAGTGCTTTGTATACCCCCAAACCATTGCAGTAA
- a CDS encoding MerR family transcriptional regulator, which translates to MKIGELSKKTGLATSKIRFYEDIGLLRLVNRSANGYRTYPPEAEVILNLISNGQKAGFSLDELRKLLPADLEHWQHDNLFDALHQKLADIEDLERKLAENKQQLKYILAEIEAKPDDIDCKDNAKRVISQIGLGKGVSSDSKAEK; encoded by the coding sequence ATGAAGATTGGTGAACTTTCAAAAAAGACGGGCTTAGCGACATCTAAAATACGCTTCTATGAGGACATAGGGTTATTAAGGCTGGTAAATCGATCTGCCAACGGCTATCGCACTTATCCGCCAGAAGCAGAGGTGATTTTGAACCTCATCTCCAATGGTCAAAAAGCAGGGTTTAGTTTGGATGAGTTGCGTAAGTTATTGCCTGCGGATTTAGAACACTGGCAACACGACAATCTGTTTGATGCGCTTCATCAAAAACTTGCCGACATCGAAGATTTAGAAAGGAAGCTTGCCGAAAACAAACAGCAATTAAAATATATTCTTGCTGAGATTGAAGCCAAGCCTGACGATATTGACTGTAAAGACAATGCCAAACGCGTGATATCTCAAATAGGTTTGGGCAAAGGGGTCAGCTCAGATAGCAAGGCCGAAAAGTAA
- a CDS encoding aldehyde dehydrogenase family protein, protein MKQLIEQAFAPEEVAVIVGGADVGAEFSHQPFDHLLFTGSTPVGHKVMKAASDNLVPLTLELGGKSPTVIAKGHVKQKTMCRLVFGKLSNGGQTCVAPDYALIHEQDLESFVTQFSDTVSKFYPDGPTGKDYTSIVNERHQQRLIGLIEDARHRGAKIVEAGLVPESANERIRTIAPTLVINPDDCSAIMQEEIFGPLLPVKTYRTMQDAIDYINARPRPLALYYFGEKDSDCKKLLSNTTSGNVGINNTLMHVAQDDLPFGGIGPSGMGAYHGIEGFKSMSHAKGTYEQSYWNFADLLRAPFGKFADIALKLTLGKK, encoded by the coding sequence ATCAAGCAATTAATAGAACAGGCGTTTGCGCCCGAAGAAGTGGCAGTTATTGTTGGTGGTGCAGATGTTGGAGCCGAGTTTAGCCATCAACCATTTGATCATTTGCTTTTTACTGGAAGTACGCCAGTGGGTCATAAAGTTATGAAAGCAGCCAGCGATAACTTGGTTCCACTTACCTTGGAATTGGGTGGTAAAAGTCCCACAGTTATCGCTAAAGGCCACGTTAAGCAAAAGACTATGTGCCGGCTAGTGTTTGGAAAGTTATCCAATGGGGGGCAGACCTGTGTTGCTCCTGACTACGCACTTATTCACGAGCAGGATTTAGAATCCTTTGTAACTCAGTTTTCAGATACTGTAAGCAAATTCTATCCTGATGGCCCAACAGGTAAAGATTACACCTCCATCGTGAACGAAAGGCACCAGCAGCGGCTAATCGGGTTAATTGAAGATGCTCGACACCGTGGCGCTAAGATTGTTGAGGCGGGGTTAGTGCCTGAAAGTGCGAATGAACGGATTAGGACGATTGCTCCCACGTTAGTCATTAACCCTGACGATTGCTCTGCAATCATGCAAGAAGAAATATTTGGTCCTCTATTACCAGTAAAAACTTATCGAACAATGCAAGACGCTATTGATTATATTAATGCTAGGCCACGCCCTCTGGCGCTTTATTATTTTGGAGAAAAGGATTCAGACTGTAAAAAGCTATTGAGCAACACAACATCCGGTAACGTAGGGATCAACAATACATTGATGCATGTTGCTCAAGACGATCTGCCATTTGGTGGAATTGGCCCAAGTGGAATGGGCGCTTATCATGGCATTGAGGGCTTTAAATCAATGAGTCATGCAAAGGGAACCTATGAACAAAGTTATTGGAATTTCGCTGATCTACTTCGTGCTCCATTTGGTAAATTTGCAGATATTGCTTTGAAACTGACTTTAGGTAAGAAGTAA
- a CDS encoding aldehyde dehydrogenase family protein → MMDPLLSVPIASIGATLSKQREAFLKSPPATIHRRKANLKKLKSAILANRERLKAAVSEDFGFRSFHETDVLEFFGIIQSIDYMIKNLRKFMKREHRHVGLFFRAGKAYVDYQPKGVIGIMAPWNYPLSLTLIPLATALAAGNRAMVKPSETHPKNK, encoded by the coding sequence ATGATGGATCCGTTATTATCAGTGCCAATAGCGAGTATAGGCGCAACATTATCGAAGCAACGTGAAGCTTTTTTGAAAAGCCCACCTGCAACAATACATAGGCGAAAAGCTAATCTAAAGAAATTGAAATCTGCGATTTTAGCGAACAGAGAGCGGTTAAAGGCTGCCGTTAGTGAAGACTTTGGGTTTCGTTCTTTCCATGAAACAGACGTTTTAGAATTCTTTGGCATCATTCAATCTATTGATTACATGATCAAGAATTTGCGTAAATTTATGAAACGGGAACATAGGCACGTCGGGCTTTTTTTTCGTGCAGGTAAGGCATATGTTGATTACCAGCCCAAAGGTGTAATTGGTATTATGGCACCTTGGAATTATCCACTTTCTCTTACGTTAATTCCGCTTGCCACTGCACTTGCGGCAGGTAATCGAGCAATGGTAAAGCCATCAGAAACTCACCCCAAGAACAAGTAA
- a CDS encoding NADH oxidase, whose translation MGKSGGARFWLQLNHPGRQMPANLQQQTWGPSEVPVDLGGLSKHFNAPKEMTSEIIDEVIQRFAHSSYLAELAGFDGVEIHAAHGYLLSQFLSPLTNKRTDMWGGSLENRARLLIEIVKHIRDKVSPTFSVAVKLNSADFQRGGFTTGEAKQVVSWLNRLKVDLVELSGGSYEAPAMQGRARDGRTLAREAFFLEFATEIKKVAQMPIMITGGIKRKMVAEKVLASGVDMVGIATALAIEPNTPNYWKNGKEIVPELSPITWENKPLASLANMAMVRYQLTMLSKNKKTRPDIYPFWALVKQQLGDIFRARRYRKQIAKEEGALQQK comes from the coding sequence ATAGGGAAATCAGGTGGAGCACGATTTTGGTTGCAACTTAATCATCCGGGTCGCCAAATGCCCGCTAATCTCCAACAGCAAACATGGGGACCATCAGAAGTTCCCGTTGATTTAGGTGGTTTATCTAAACACTTCAACGCGCCGAAAGAGATGACATCAGAAATCATAGATGAGGTTATTCAGCGCTTTGCTCATTCTTCGTATTTAGCTGAACTGGCAGGCTTTGATGGTGTTGAGATTCATGCAGCTCATGGTTACCTTTTAAGCCAATTTCTATCCCCTTTAACAAATAAGAGAACTGATATGTGGGGGGGCTCTCTGGAAAATAGAGCAAGGCTTTTGATTGAAATAGTAAAGCATATAAGAGACAAGGTAAGTCCAACATTTTCGGTTGCCGTGAAATTGAATTCAGCAGATTTTCAACGAGGGGGATTTACAACTGGCGAGGCTAAGCAAGTTGTAAGTTGGCTAAATAGACTTAAAGTTGATCTCGTTGAACTATCAGGAGGAAGCTATGAAGCTCCAGCTATGCAAGGACGAGCACGTGACGGACGGACGTTAGCTCGCGAAGCTTTCTTTCTAGAATTTGCAACTGAAATAAAAAAAGTTGCACAAATGCCTATCATGATTACTGGTGGTATTAAGCGAAAAATGGTTGCAGAGAAAGTCCTTGCGAGTGGTGTTGATATGGTCGGTATAGCCACTGCATTAGCAATTGAACCCAATACCCCTAATTACTGGAAAAACGGAAAAGAAATTGTACCTGAATTATCACCTATTACTTGGGAGAACAAACCTTTAGCTTCTTTGGCGAATATGGCTATGGTGAGGTATCAACTGACCATGCTGAGCAAGAATAAGAAAACAAGACCTGATATTTATCCTTTTTGGGCACTCGTCAAACAACAGCTTGGTGATATTTTTCGAGCGAGGCGTTACAGGAAACAAATTGCCAAAGAAGAAGGTGCTCTTCAGCAAAAATAG
- a CDS encoding efflux RND transporter permease subunit, translated as MISFFTRHPTGANVLMIAILLLGAFALPKLQKDTFPVTQTKNIEIRISYPGASPAEVVEEICTPLEEAIDLINGVKEFTCDARESMAIGNVEIDDGENIDALTSDIQQQVNAISDFPDRVEQITVNKLDRVATVASVAISGNMSAKDLYLYAQEVKRRMKSHPLIAQVSVSGFSDQEIEIRVSQWKLKQYGLSISDLSNLVQQQSVSTPAGIFTNDLEELSVRFDQLNNEVDDLKKIVVKSSEHGTQVRLGDIADIEQKFANEEDQIIFQGQRAALLQISKSDSQDTLKVKEAIVHLIEKEQMSAPQGVELTITQDVSVNIDERLRILTSNGLQGLALAFLMLWAFFNIRFSFWVALGLPVSFLGAIFAMYVLGYTLNMMTMVGLIVAIGLLMDDSLIIAENIAAKRQAGMPAFAAAVQGTAQVFPGVVASFATTVMAIGPLMFLSGTMGEVLRYIPIILLITLLVSLIEAFLILPAHLAHSHLESSSNPVRERFIASFERVRDQFFVPLSLKAMNAPYLTLGVSDYGRAALNRHFLRRAS; from the coding sequence ATGATCTCATTTTTTACTCGTCACCCCACTGGTGCGAATGTGCTGATGATTGCGATATTGTTGCTCGGGGCTTTTGCATTACCTAAATTGCAAAAAGACACCTTCCCTGTCACCCAAACCAAAAACATCGAAATTCGCATTAGTTACCCGGGCGCTTCCCCAGCCGAAGTGGTTGAAGAGATTTGCACCCCGCTGGAGGAGGCTATCGATCTGATCAACGGTGTTAAAGAGTTCACCTGTGATGCCAGAGAGAGCATGGCTATTGGTAATGTGGAAATCGATGATGGTGAAAATATTGACGCGCTCACCTCAGACATTCAGCAGCAAGTGAACGCCATCAGTGACTTCCCCGATAGAGTTGAGCAGATCACGGTCAATAAACTTGATAGGGTAGCGACAGTCGCCAGTGTCGCCATCAGCGGAAATATGTCTGCAAAAGATCTTTACCTCTATGCTCAGGAGGTGAAACGCAGGATGAAATCACACCCTCTCATCGCTCAGGTGTCAGTCAGTGGTTTCTCCGATCAGGAGATAGAAATTCGTGTATCTCAGTGGAAGCTTAAGCAATACGGGTTGAGCATCTCTGACTTATCCAACCTTGTGCAGCAGCAAAGTGTCAGTACTCCAGCGGGCATATTTACCAACGATCTCGAAGAGCTGAGTGTGCGCTTTGATCAATTGAACAATGAAGTCGACGATCTGAAAAAAATCGTCGTGAAATCGAGTGAACATGGTACTCAAGTTCGGCTGGGAGATATTGCTGACATTGAGCAAAAGTTTGCTAATGAAGAGGATCAAATAATCTTCCAAGGCCAGCGGGCTGCGCTGCTGCAAATATCCAAAAGCGATTCTCAGGACACTCTGAAAGTCAAAGAGGCGATCGTTCATTTGATCGAAAAAGAGCAGATGAGTGCACCACAAGGTGTCGAATTGACCATTACTCAGGATGTCAGCGTGAATATTGATGAGAGGCTGAGAATTCTGACTAGTAACGGATTACAAGGGCTGGCACTGGCATTTCTTATGCTTTGGGCCTTCTTTAATATTCGTTTTAGCTTTTGGGTCGCGTTAGGGCTGCCTGTCTCATTCTTGGGTGCAATCTTTGCCATGTATGTGTTGGGTTATACCCTGAATATGATGACCATGGTGGGGCTTATCGTGGCCATCGGTCTGTTAATGGACGACTCGCTGATCATCGCCGAGAATATTGCGGCCAAAAGGCAAGCGGGTATGCCTGCATTTGCTGCTGCAGTTCAAGGCACCGCACAAGTTTTCCCTGGCGTTGTCGCTTCCTTTGCCACCACCGTAATGGCCATTGGCCCGCTTATGTTTTTGAGCGGAACCATGGGAGAGGTTCTACGCTACATTCCGATCATCTTGCTAATTACTCTGCTGGTAAGCCTGATTGAAGCTTTTTTGATTCTTCCGGCGCACCTTGCGCACAGCCATCTTGAGTCAAGTTCAAACCCGGTGCGAGAGAGGTTTATCGCCAGTTTTGAAAGGGTAAGAGATCAGTTTTTTGTTCCTCTGTCGCTAAAAGCGATGAATGCGCCATACTTGACGCTGGGCGTTTCTGACTATGGTCGTGCTGCTCTCAACCGCCACTTTCTCCGCAGGGCTTCTTAA
- a CDS encoding MFP transporter — translation MARFKWTQRSLFIPPVLLGVAMLILAPAMKAEPPKAIDNTGKKVVRVIQVTPRKIQPAAVGYGHTQPVRDWQAQAELEGAVVWVADNYHDGSIIKQGSEILRLDPSSYELAIARLQAELEVAKLTAQTILETLNIAEKEYQLQQSDYERTVRLSKTGHISETERDKAAKDLLNSQQQLQVQKNNLAINKATQKVLLTELAIAKRALEHTIIKAPFDIRVTDQVIGLAEYVNKGELMLKADGIDAVEIRAQFPLGKMRPLRRAQMLSKKDSNGFVDLEARVELNAGDHIVSWDANVSRSGGQIDAQTQSQSIVVQIDNPLKQASPGKRPPLIRDTFVKVTLKAPVMSEQILLPLNAIHNDKVYLVEEGKLKIQPVEVDFVQGQVAVIKSGIQKDDIVVLSKLSPAVEGMLLKPQPDKNIDSWLDKESGFKLGKAKSEVKL, via the coding sequence ATGGCAAGATTTAAATGGACGCAAAGATCTTTATTTATACCACCGGTCCTTCTCGGTGTTGCAATGCTCATATTAGCTCCAGCAATGAAAGCGGAACCACCCAAGGCGATTGATAACACGGGAAAAAAGGTAGTTCGGGTAATTCAAGTCACCCCACGAAAGATCCAACCTGCTGCAGTCGGTTATGGCCACACCCAGCCCGTCAGAGACTGGCAAGCCCAAGCAGAGTTGGAAGGCGCAGTCGTCTGGGTTGCGGATAACTATCATGATGGCAGTATCATCAAGCAAGGTAGTGAAATTCTCAGGTTGGATCCTTCATCTTATGAACTCGCTATTGCCCGTTTGCAAGCCGAACTTGAAGTGGCAAAACTGACCGCTCAAACTATTTTGGAAACATTGAATATTGCTGAAAAAGAGTATCAGCTTCAGCAATCAGACTATGAACGTACGGTTCGCCTGAGTAAAACGGGCCATATATCCGAAACAGAGAGAGATAAAGCGGCCAAAGATCTTCTCAACAGCCAGCAACAGCTTCAGGTGCAAAAAAATAATCTGGCCATTAACAAAGCGACACAAAAGGTCCTTCTGACGGAACTGGCAATAGCTAAGCGTGCTCTTGAGCACACCATTATCAAGGCGCCTTTCGACATAAGAGTCACAGACCAAGTGATTGGTCTGGCGGAATACGTTAATAAAGGCGAGCTCATGCTAAAAGCCGATGGCATTGATGCAGTTGAGATCCGTGCCCAGTTCCCACTTGGCAAAATGCGTCCTCTGAGAAGAGCGCAAATGCTAAGTAAAAAAGACAGTAATGGCTTTGTGGATCTTGAGGCAAGGGTAGAGCTGAACGCGGGGGACCATATTGTTTCTTGGGATGCGAACGTCAGCCGTTCTGGCGGACAGATTGACGCACAGACGCAAAGCCAGAGTATTGTGGTGCAAATTGACAACCCGCTCAAGCAGGCGTCTCCGGGCAAAAGGCCACCACTGATTAGGGATACCTTTGTCAAAGTGACCCTGAAAGCACCAGTAATGAGCGAGCAGATCCTACTACCCCTAAACGCCATTCATAACGACAAGGTCTACTTGGTGGAAGAGGGCAAACTGAAAATTCAGCCAGTAGAAGTGGATTTTGTTCAGGGTCAGGTTGCCGTTATCAAATCGGGCATCCAGAAGGACGACATCGTTGTTTTAAGCAAGCTTTCCCCAGCCGTTGAAGGAATGCTACTCAAACCGCAACCTGATAAAAATATCGATTCATGGTTGGATAAAGAAAGCGGGTTTAAGTTAGGTAAAGCAAAGAGTGAGGTCAAATTATGA
- a CDS encoding carboxymuconolactone decarboxylase family protein produces MNKSYKEINQQQRKLGSAFRKESPDTLNAFLSLHKAAFASGAMETKYKELIAVAIAINVRCDGCIGSHVEAAVKAGACREELVETINVAILMGGGPAVIYGTQALAAVDEFCE; encoded by the coding sequence ATGAACAAAAGTTATAAAGAGATTAATCAGCAACAACGCAAATTAGGGTCGGCTTTTCGGAAAGAGAGCCCTGACACGCTTAATGCTTTCCTAAGCCTTCATAAAGCGGCATTTGCATCAGGTGCAATGGAAACAAAATATAAAGAACTGATTGCGGTGGCTATTGCTATCAATGTCCGTTGTGACGGTTGTATTGGTTCTCACGTTGAAGCCGCTGTTAAAGCAGGCGCTTGCAGAGAGGAGTTGGTTGAGACGATTAATGTGGCTATTTTGATGGGAGGTGGCCCTGCTGTGATTTATGGAACACAAGCGCTGGCTGCGGTGGATGAGTTTTGTGAATAA
- a CDS encoding SLAC1 anion channel family protein: MKDVSTKQISSMEEESRLIHFPISMFSIVMGLSGLSIAWQKALGTSFPVITTFSSILATTVMLLVSALYLLKITRYPNAVIAETKHPIKINFFAAFSISLLLLSVVWHRFESLSYVLWGLGAVVQLSLTLLVMHSWIHHDHYRLEHANPSWFIPVVGNIIAPITGAKLGFIEISWFFFGVGIVFWLVLLTIIINRLIFHEALPARFKPMLFILLAPPSIGFVSYSSLVSRVDRFFKNTHLCCTIHRYFAGAQH, encoded by the coding sequence ATGAAAGACGTCTCTACTAAACAGATATCCTCAATGGAGGAAGAAAGCCGATTGATACATTTCCCTATCTCCATGTTTTCCATCGTTATGGGGTTGAGCGGCTTATCAATTGCATGGCAAAAAGCGCTTGGGACATCCTTTCCTGTGATAACCACCTTTAGCAGTATTTTGGCAACTACTGTCATGCTGCTGGTGAGCGCACTCTATTTACTAAAAATCACGCGTTATCCAAATGCAGTGATAGCAGAAACAAAGCATCCAATAAAAATTAATTTTTTTGCTGCTTTTTCTATTAGCCTTTTACTTCTTTCAGTCGTTTGGCACAGATTCGAATCGCTCTCCTATGTTTTGTGGGGGCTCGGCGCGGTGGTTCAGTTATCGCTAACCTTGCTGGTTATGCATAGCTGGATACACCATGATCACTATCGGCTAGAGCACGCAAACCCGAGTTGGTTCATCCCTGTTGTTGGCAATATTATTGCTCCAATCACCGGGGCTAAGCTGGGTTTTATCGAAATAAGCTGGTTCTTTTTCGGCGTTGGTATCGTCTTCTGGTTGGTATTATTAACCATCATCATTAACCGTTTAATTTTTCATGAGGCTCTGCCAGCGCGTTTCAAACCTATGCTGTTTATCTTGTTAGCGCCACCCTCGATTGGTTTTGTGTCTTATAGCTCATTGGTTTCCAGAGTTGACCGATTTTTCAAGAATACTCATCTCTGTTGCACTATTCACCGCTATTTTGCTGGCGCTCAACATTAA
- a CDS encoding helix-turn-helix transcriptional regulator: MSKQTPHTAMLSPSDVAFILDPDQPVLTHSRSMVAESTIKPHAHPRGQLLWSAKGILRVTSEKAVWVVPTTHAVWIPGGHYHQVSNETATQTRNLYIDPSFCVRQNSDKVVMLKMSSLMREVILRLTENAGELTQQRAHHLGLVALDELESLPALELYIPSGHDPRLQRLISIVVNQPEQSLLLEQLATEVGASVRTIERLFKAETGLTFRQWRSRFRLMNSLEKITQGAKTTLVAHELGYSSVSSFISSFKEMFGCTPQEYAQK; this comes from the coding sequence ATGTCAAAACAAACTCCTCACACAGCAATGTTATCACCCAGCGATGTGGCCTTTATTTTGGATCCAGATCAGCCAGTACTTACTCACAGTCGTAGCATGGTCGCCGAGTCGACGATTAAGCCCCACGCCCATCCGCGAGGACAGCTGCTATGGAGTGCGAAAGGGATATTGCGAGTGACCAGCGAAAAGGCGGTTTGGGTAGTCCCGACAACTCATGCGGTATGGATTCCGGGCGGTCATTACCATCAAGTAAGTAATGAAACCGCGACACAAACTCGCAACTTATACATAGATCCCTCGTTTTGTGTACGTCAAAACTCCGATAAAGTCGTCATGTTAAAAATGAGCTCGTTAATGCGAGAAGTGATACTCAGGCTGACAGAAAATGCGGGGGAGCTCACCCAACAAAGAGCCCATCACCTAGGCTTAGTTGCCCTTGATGAGCTTGAATCTTTACCAGCATTGGAACTGTATATTCCATCCGGGCATGACCCTCGCCTGCAACGTCTGATCAGCATTGTTGTTAATCAGCCAGAGCAATCACTGCTACTTGAGCAGTTAGCAACAGAGGTCGGAGCCAGTGTTCGTACTATTGAACGATTGTTTAAAGCAGAAACAGGGCTAACATTTCGTCAATGGCGCAGCCGCTTTCGTCTGATGAATTCTCTGGAGAAAATTACTCAGGGAGCTAAGACGACACTGGTTGCGCATGAATTAGGTTATAGCAGCGTGAGCAGTTTTATCTCTTCTTTTAAAGAGATGTTTGGTTGTACACCTCAAGAGTATGCTCAAAAGTAA